Proteins found in one Nitratiruptor sp. SB155-2 genomic segment:
- a CDS encoding cytochrome c, producing MKKLLIISLFSLVIWANNCLECHKGIENIRDPHSGMAKAIAKKAEEAGFTDNSCIVCHGGNPKATTKEEAHNGTIAYFLEHEGPKEFYPDPGSAWINKNTCGMCHKKQVASQMNNLMNTEQGKIQGALWGFGWNIREHKYANYNLTNLHKRFGTTAYQNYMQQLTQKEPQVFVKKTIELPPAPTAEEVQKDPKLAAITYLRQECLRCHTASKGRSRRGDFRGMGCSSCHIPYSNDGFYEGGDPTIPKNEPGHLLTHQIQSSREAKVHIHGVTYSGIPVETCTTCHNRGKRIGVSYQGLMETAYNPTYDKHGNPQPKLHTKHYLHMSEDVHYKKGMLCQDCHTSIDVHGDGAIAGSTLGPVEIECQDCHGTVKRYPWELPLGYSEEFGRKLPNKPRGVTKTLAEYLKKGTYYDPKDGYLLSARGNPLPNVVKVGDEVIVHLASGKDLRLTPLKKLAKEHKLSQAGEVAMGQIGKHLEKMECYACHDTWAPQCYGCHVKVDYSKGKKHVDWLAVAHDHDIHGTDAAKRKTLKEHLIAGQVTETRSYLRWEDPILVQNGEGRIAPAIPGCQTTVTVIGKDGKAIVQNHIFTGTDNGKDVLAIDMAPVHSHTVQKEARSCESCHNNPKTMGYGIGGGKLVASPGDTLIIDLMTADGKVIPKKITIQKPGVDGLTFDWSRIIDENATQLVTVGHHWSLSRALNQKELDKLDRRGVCISCHKTMPDRDLAVSLMVHVAQAANVKIDNDMHKTILHKNLLLSAWVQIVGGILLVLGVLYWLVRRNKKS from the coding sequence ATGAAAAAACTTTTGATCATCTCTCTTTTCAGCCTAGTTATATGGGCAAATAACTGTCTGGAGTGTCACAAAGGTATAGAAAATATCCGTGATCCTCATAGCGGTATGGCAAAGGCGATTGCCAAAAAGGCGGAAGAAGCCGGATTTACCGATAACAGCTGTATCGTCTGCCATGGAGGCAATCCAAAAGCTACTACCAAAGAAGAAGCCCACAATGGAACTATCGCTTACTTTTTGGAACATGAGGGTCCAAAAGAGTTCTATCCAGATCCCGGAAGTGCGTGGATCAATAAAAATACATGCGGGATGTGTCACAAAAAGCAGGTTGCCTCGCAGATGAACAACTTGATGAATACGGAGCAAGGTAAGATTCAAGGAGCTCTTTGGGGATTTGGATGGAATATACGGGAACACAAGTACGCAAACTATAATCTCACTAATTTGCACAAACGGTTTGGAACAACCGCCTATCAAAACTATATGCAGCAGCTTACACAAAAAGAGCCCCAGGTTTTTGTAAAAAAGACGATTGAATTGCCTCCGGCACCAACAGCAGAGGAAGTACAAAAAGATCCGAAACTAGCAGCCATCACCTATCTTCGCCAAGAGTGTCTCAGGTGCCATACGGCAAGCAAAGGCAGAAGCAGAAGAGGCGATTTTCGAGGAATGGGGTGCAGCAGCTGTCATATTCCATATTCCAATGACGGATTTTATGAAGGAGGCGATCCCACGATTCCCAAAAACGAGCCGGGACATCTGCTAACCCATCAGATCCAATCGAGCCGTGAAGCAAAAGTACATATTCATGGAGTCACATATAGTGGTATTCCGGTAGAGACCTGCACTACCTGTCACAACAGAGGAAAACGGATAGGGGTGAGCTATCAAGGCCTTATGGAGACTGCATACAACCCAACTTACGATAAGCATGGCAATCCTCAGCCAAAACTCCATACAAAACACTATCTGCATATGAGTGAAGATGTACACTATAAAAAAGGGATGTTGTGCCAGGATTGTCATACCAGTATCGACGTACACGGGGATGGAGCGATTGCAGGATCCACACTGGGGCCTGTGGAGATCGAGTGTCAAGACTGCCACGGAACAGTCAAACGATATCCCTGGGAGCTTCCTTTGGGCTATTCGGAAGAGTTTGGAAGAAAGCTTCCCAATAAACCAAGAGGTGTAACAAAGACTCTTGCAGAGTATTTGAAAAAAGGAACATATTACGATCCAAAAGATGGGTATCTGCTCAGTGCGAGGGGTAATCCTTTGCCAAATGTGGTCAAAGTCGGTGATGAGGTGATTGTGCATCTGGCAAGTGGGAAAGATTTGAGGCTTACACCACTGAAAAAGCTTGCCAAAGAGCATAAACTCTCACAAGCGGGTGAAGTTGCTATGGGACAGATTGGAAAACATCTTGAGAAGATGGAGTGTTATGCCTGCCACGACACCTGGGCGCCGCAGTGCTACGGATGCCATGTGAAGGTGGATTACTCCAAGGGCAAAAAGCATGTAGATTGGTTGGCAGTCGCACACGATCACGATATCCACGGAACCGATGCAGCAAAAAGAAAAACCCTCAAAGAGCACCTGATCGCTGGACAGGTAACAGAAACCAGAAGCTATCTAAGATGGGAAGATCCTATTTTGGTACAAAATGGAGAGGGGCGAATCGCCCCGGCGATTCCTGGATGCCAAACAACGGTTACGGTTATAGGAAAAGATGGCAAAGCGATAGTACAAAACCATATCTTTACCGGAACCGATAACGGCAAAGATGTTTTAGCTATCGATATGGCCCCCGTACATTCCCATACGGTACAAAAAGAGGCAAGAAGCTGTGAGAGTTGTCACAACAATCCAAAAACGATGGGATACGGCATAGGAGGAGGAAAGCTTGTTGCAAGCCCCGGAGATACGTTGATAATTGATCTTATGACAGCCGATGGGAAAGTGATACCTAAAAAGATAACCATCCAAAAACCGGGAGTCGATGGGCTTACCTTTGATTGGAGCCGTATCATCGATGAGAATGCAACGCAGCTTGTAACCGTTGGACATCACTGGAGCCTGTCCAGAGCTCTCAACCAAAAAGAGCTTGACAAGCTCGATCGCAGAGGAGTCTGTATAAGCTGCCACAAAACGATGCCAGATCGAGACTTGGCAGTCAGTTTAATGGTGCATGTGGCACAAGCGGCAAATGTAAAGATAGATAACGATATGCACAAAACCATTTTGCATAAAAACTTGCTGCTTAGTGCCTGGGTTCAAATCGTTGGGGGAATTTTATTGGTATTGGGAGTATTGTACTGGCTTGTTAGAAGAAACAAAAAATCCTAA
- a CDS encoding DUF302 domain-containing protein translates to MIYKTTTKTLIDKVKEELPDKAKTFGFGILGSYDFQQILKKKGYDLKTQITVYELCNPPAAFQALTTINEISVFLPCRLSIYKENEETVLATIGIENILEAVQADEVLKKHMNEIFSNLRSLMSSF, encoded by the coding sequence ATGATTTATAAAACAACGACAAAAACGCTGATAGATAAGGTAAAAGAAGAGTTGCCAGACAAAGCAAAAACATTTGGATTTGGTATATTGGGTTCGTATGATTTTCAGCAAATATTGAAAAAGAAAGGGTATGACCTAAAAACCCAAATTACAGTCTACGAGCTATGTAATCCCCCAGCAGCGTTTCAAGCTTTAACGACTATAAATGAAATATCGGTCTTTTTGCCATGCAGACTCTCTATCTATAAAGAGAATGAAGAGACTGTTTTGGCAACGATAGGAATAGAAAATATACTCGAAGCAGTTCAAGCGGATGAAGTATTGAAAAAGCATATGAATGAAATTTTTAGCAATTTGCGTAGTTTGATGAGCAGCTTCTAG
- a CDS encoding sensor domain-containing diguanylate cyclase, whose protein sequence is MSRGATQWKIFSLLLLFATVILLLFIVVENRFLTKSVQKAALENAIQKAKEREEVFRTFLNQQKDLLQALRQSHTVIQTCNQKKISPKLEDLFMTMMRANPQISRIQLEVPKANFVIGVKRQKNHYISFKKAYKKFVYPSNRLHDKVVFSSIFLKKDESNTTIPFITASLPLYEKSVLKGLLSIDISIDTFLQRLLHMPLYDTVLFDNEGYPLIHYNHDYDWARYNNIAYTIFTQYPDFYKKILQNRIYKSDSFVTARFDLDLNDSLYMMFKLNRDYLTRQKEQFVKQILIVSALVFFFTIAIAWLLTKIFDSHFSSLEEIETLHKKQKQINKKLTMQTMEFQALFEFAQAGFAIVDIYTKEIIKINKKMMEILGFTKEEILGKKYTKFVTSRFQDRIKTVLRSAVEQGKVENFIAEFTAKNGRIKILKSSIIFLPDQERLLITCEDYTAVYLREQNLIKAAQTDVLTNLPNRSAYQMKLEEQMSLFERYQTVFSMLCIDIDHFKKINDTYGHKAGDKVLQEVAKIMRKTLRSSDTVFRIGGEEFVALLPETDLVAAKQAAQKLRTMIQDQMKLGSYNVTVSIGVTQVNFDDTYDSIFMRCDKCLYHAKQNGRNQVVSSENL, encoded by the coding sequence ATGAGCCGAGGTGCTACGCAATGGAAAATTTTCTCTCTTCTACTTCTTTTTGCAACAGTTATTCTGCTCCTTTTTATTGTAGTTGAAAATAGATTTCTTACTAAGAGTGTACAAAAGGCTGCTTTGGAGAATGCGATACAAAAAGCGAAGGAAAGAGAAGAGGTGTTTCGCACATTTCTCAATCAACAAAAAGATCTGTTACAGGCACTCAGACAATCCCATACTGTCATACAAACATGCAATCAAAAAAAGATCAGTCCAAAGTTAGAAGATCTATTTATGACAATGATGCGAGCTAATCCGCAAATATCTCGTATACAGCTGGAAGTTCCAAAGGCCAATTTTGTCATTGGAGTCAAAAGACAAAAAAATCACTATATCAGTTTTAAAAAAGCATACAAAAAGTTTGTATATCCATCGAATCGATTGCATGACAAAGTGGTGTTTTCTTCTATCTTTTTAAAAAAAGATGAATCAAACACTACCATACCTTTCATTACAGCTTCACTTCCACTCTATGAGAAGAGTGTGTTAAAGGGGCTATTGAGTATTGATATCTCGATCGACACTTTTTTGCAACGATTGCTTCATATGCCACTATATGACACAGTACTTTTCGATAATGAAGGCTATCCGCTTATTCATTACAATCATGATTACGACTGGGCTAGATACAACAATATAGCCTATACGATTTTTACTCAATATCCAGATTTTTACAAAAAAATTTTACAAAATAGAATTTATAAAAGCGATTCTTTTGTTACTGCTAGGTTTGACCTTGATCTGAACGACTCTTTATATATGATGTTCAAGCTCAATCGGGACTATTTAACACGACAAAAAGAGCAATTTGTAAAACAGATTTTAATTGTATCGGCCCTAGTCTTTTTTTTCACGATTGCGATTGCTTGGCTGCTAACAAAAATATTTGACTCACATTTTTCCTCTTTAGAAGAAATAGAGACTCTCCATAAAAAACAGAAGCAGATCAACAAAAAATTGACGATGCAAACAATGGAGTTTCAAGCGCTTTTTGAATTTGCCCAAGCGGGTTTTGCCATTGTAGATATTTATACTAAAGAGATCATCAAAATCAATAAAAAGATGATGGAAATTTTAGGTTTTACAAAAGAAGAGATATTGGGAAAAAAATATACTAAATTTGTGACCTCTAGATTTCAGGATCGGATCAAGACGGTTTTAAGGAGTGCGGTAGAGCAGGGGAAAGTTGAAAATTTTATTGCCGAATTTACGGCTAAGAATGGAAGAATTAAAATTCTCAAAAGTTCCATTATCTTTTTACCGGATCAAGAAAGACTCTTGATAACGTGTGAAGATTATACAGCAGTCTATTTACGAGAGCAAAATTTGATAAAAGCTGCACAGACCGATGTACTAACGAATTTACCAAACCGCAGTGCGTACCAGATGAAGCTTGAAGAACAGATGAGTCTTTTTGAACGATACCAAACCGTTTTCTCGATGCTCTGTATCGACATAGATCATTTTAAAAAAATCAATGATACCTATGGGCATAAAGCAGGGGATAAAGTTCTTCAAGAAGTAGCAAAAATCATGCGTAAAACTCTGAGATCCTCCGATACAGTGTTTCGAATCGGCGGTGAAGAGTTTGTAGCATTGTTACCCGAAACCGATCTCGTTGCAGCGAAGCAAGCAGCTCAAAAACTTCGGACAATGATACAAGATCAAATGAAACTTGGTAGTTACAATGTAACAGTGAGTATCGGAGTAACGCAGGTGAATTTCGATGATACGTATGACTCCATTTTTATGCGCTGTGACAAATGTTTGTATCATGCCAAACAAAATGGCCGTAATCAAGTAGTATCCAGTGAAAATCTGTAA
- a CDS encoding EAL domain-containing protein — protein sequence MLKFAVCPHDTETKLIRKRWKKINEKFASFLHQPVQLVYFENYIEERQRIKKERFDVYYANPIIAYKLYKQGYRPIGKRKEEQDRFVIIGSKNSKSDDEILLVMVYLETHILPILNFEEIDLLRAKIVYVHSQREIYEKVKRGEADLGIIYQDIYDSIEDINKVPVYRYCTTNFSHFFMALEDVADMVANALEKIEDLDFQKVSDSEFLESYRSTFPIKPLLRIRELFDLSKAVYNIPFIGVIVYQEHIVYANRYIQNLLGYSLEELQKYNITDFVEDQYKDDVQNTVQRRLRGEYFAQNYLDLKIQTKSGSFRYVIAFSNTITYQDEFSGIIFLIDVTKEVHYQQLYKALRNINRAITSVMSEEELFETVCQTVIQELDIALAWIAIPDQESKSFKRRYACGDLSYLDEIQISFDEKIPLGKGPTGMAFRNAKIQINENTLQNRVMKPWRESLLRHNFHSSAAIPIKKYGKIVAILNLYATQPYFFSEEHKTLLEELEHDLGFALEKIEHIQQSYMLRKALEKSDEWVLVADEQGKIIYVNEFVEKVSGYTKDEILGKNPNLFKSGYQPVHFYKKLWSEIIAGNEFEAIFVNRAKGGKLFYLDQKIVPIVLPGASKRFIALGRDITKEKELSQELEHIRYHDVITDLYNFNGFKFKVEELLEQTKQGEYAALAVIDIDRFSYFNKIYGISTGDEILRRIATMLLVHFGKDTIIAKTAGDEFSLFFPNIHQEKQLFVIKFELENIFRHSFRVEENVIKLSVRGGIALYPSDAKSFSELYENAFLALKKAKQENQNIIFFNPDIEKGVRYSLQVQQLLAQAIENKEFLFHYQPYFEAKTQKLAGFEALVRIKDVHGNIHYPNDFIDYLEESTYLKEFESWALQEVAEKINQWNLPISINISARTFQNPEFPIKIKQYTKMLKKPMKVEITERLFMKDIQFTKKLIELLKMSDTLEICVDDFGTGYSSLSYLEELEVDVLKIDISFVRKMVHSSRAKAVVQGIISIAKALHMKTIAEGVETKEQYELLRDFGVDYIQGFYFAKPMWENEVIEKYFT from the coding sequence ATGCTGAAGTTCGCTGTCTGTCCCCACGATACCGAGACGAAATTAATACGGAAAAGATGGAAAAAAATAAATGAAAAATTTGCATCCTTTCTTCATCAACCAGTCCAGTTGGTCTATTTTGAAAACTACATAGAAGAGCGACAACGTATCAAAAAAGAGCGGTTTGATGTCTATTATGCAAATCCAATCATAGCATATAAACTTTATAAGCAAGGATATCGGCCTATTGGGAAACGAAAAGAGGAACAAGATCGTTTTGTCATCATTGGCAGTAAAAATAGCAAATCAGATGACGAAATCCTTTTGGTTATGGTCTATCTAGAGACTCATATTTTGCCAATTCTCAATTTCGAAGAGATAGATCTCCTCAGAGCAAAAATAGTATATGTCCATTCTCAGCGAGAGATCTATGAAAAAGTTAAACGAGGTGAAGCCGATCTAGGGATTATCTATCAAGATATTTATGATTCAATTGAAGATATAAATAAGGTACCGGTTTATCGTTATTGTACTACGAATTTTTCGCATTTTTTCATGGCTTTAGAGGATGTGGCCGATATGGTTGCCAATGCATTGGAAAAGATCGAAGATTTAGATTTTCAAAAAGTATCCGATAGTGAATTTCTTGAAAGCTATCGCTCCACCTTTCCAATAAAGCCTCTATTGCGAATTAGAGAGCTGTTTGATCTTTCCAAAGCTGTTTACAATATCCCTTTTATCGGCGTTATCGTCTATCAAGAGCATATTGTCTATGCAAACCGTTATATTCAAAATCTTTTAGGATACTCTTTGGAAGAACTTCAAAAGTACAATATAACCGATTTTGTAGAAGATCAGTATAAGGATGATGTACAAAATACAGTGCAAAGACGTCTTAGAGGAGAATATTTTGCACAGAACTATTTGGATCTCAAAATTCAAACCAAATCAGGCTCTTTTCGCTATGTTATCGCTTTTTCAAATACTATAACCTACCAAGACGAATTTTCAGGAATCATTTTTTTAATCGATGTTACGAAAGAGGTTCACTATCAACAATTATATAAAGCTTTGAGAAATATCAACAGGGCGATCACGAGTGTAATGAGTGAAGAGGAGTTGTTTGAAACAGTATGTCAAACAGTTATTCAAGAACTGGATATTGCCCTCGCATGGATTGCTATTCCCGATCAAGAAAGCAAGAGTTTCAAAAGAAGATACGCGTGTGGAGATCTCTCCTATCTTGATGAGATTCAAATCTCGTTTGATGAAAAGATCCCATTAGGTAAAGGGCCGACTGGAATGGCTTTTAGAAATGCAAAAATACAAATCAATGAAAATACATTACAAAATAGAGTGATGAAACCGTGGCGTGAAAGTCTGTTAAGACACAATTTCCACTCTTCAGCTGCCATTCCTATCAAAAAGTATGGGAAAATTGTAGCTATTCTCAATCTTTATGCGACACAGCCCTATTTTTTTAGCGAAGAGCATAAAACACTTCTAGAAGAGCTTGAACATGATCTAGGATTTGCTTTGGAGAAGATCGAGCATATTCAACAAAGCTATATGCTGAGAAAAGCTCTTGAAAAATCGGATGAGTGGGTCCTCGTTGCTGACGAACAAGGAAAGATCATCTATGTCAATGAGTTTGTTGAAAAAGTATCTGGATATACAAAAGATGAGATTTTGGGCAAAAATCCTAATCTATTTAAGTCTGGGTATCAACCGGTACATTTTTATAAGAAACTGTGGTCGGAAATCATCGCCGGAAACGAGTTTGAAGCCATTTTTGTCAATCGGGCAAAAGGGGGAAAACTCTTTTATCTTGATCAAAAAATAGTACCTATTGTACTCCCTGGAGCTTCAAAACGTTTTATAGCTCTTGGACGGGATATTACAAAAGAGAAAGAGCTTTCGCAAGAGCTTGAGCATATACGATATCATGATGTTATTACAGATCTATACAATTTTAATGGATTCAAATTCAAAGTTGAAGAGCTTTTAGAACAGACTAAACAAGGTGAATATGCTGCTTTGGCAGTTATCGATATCGATAGATTTTCCTATTTTAATAAGATATATGGTATCAGCACAGGAGACGAGATCCTAAGGCGAATAGCAACCATGCTGCTTGTCCATTTTGGTAAAGATACTATTATCGCTAAGACGGCAGGAGACGAGTTTAGCCTCTTTTTCCCGAACATTCATCAAGAAAAACAACTTTTTGTTATTAAATTTGAACTCGAAAATATTTTTAGGCACTCGTTCCGCGTAGAAGAGAATGTGATCAAATTGAGCGTTCGAGGAGGGATAGCTCTTTACCCAAGCGATGCAAAAAGCTTTTCGGAGCTTTATGAGAATGCCTTCTTGGCATTAAAGAAAGCAAAACAGGAAAATCAAAATATCATTTTTTTCAATCCAGATATTGAAAAAGGAGTACGCTACTCGCTCCAAGTGCAACAACTTTTAGCTCAAGCCATAGAAAACAAAGAGTTTCTTTTCCATTATCAGCCCTATTTTGAAGCAAAAACACAAAAATTGGCAGGATTTGAAGCGCTTGTTCGGATAAAAGATGTGCATGGTAACATACATTACCCAAACGATTTTATCGACTACCTTGAAGAGTCTACCTACCTTAAAGAGTTTGAATCGTGGGCTTTGCAAGAAGTAGCGGAAAAAATCAATCAATGGAATCTTCCCATCAGCATCAATATTTCAGCAAGAACATTCCAAAACCCTGAATTTCCCATAAAGATAAAGCAGTATACGAAAATGCTGAAAAAGCCAATGAAAGTAGAGATAACAGAGCGCCTTTTTATGAAAGATATTCAATTTACCAAAAAACTAATTGAATTATTGAAAATGTCCGATACATTGGAGATTTGTGTAGACGACTTTGGTACTGGCTATTCATCCCTTTCATACCTTGAAGAGTTGGAAGTTGATGTATTGAAGATCGATATTAGTTTTGTTCGGAAAATGGTCCATAGTTCCCGTGCCAAAGCGGTTGTTCAGGGAATTATTTCTATTGCCAAGGCACTTCATATGAAAACGATTGCCGAAGGGGTGGAAACAAAAGAGCAGTATGAACTTTTACGAGATTTCGGTGTGGATTATATTCAAGGGTTCTATTTCGCAAAACCTATGTGGGAAAATGAGGTGATAGAGAAGTACTTTACGTAG
- a CDS encoding YaiI/YqxD family protein: MTLFIDGDALPNILKPILLRSVERLKIPTKVIANKKIHIGDSPCIEMIIVSQGADRADDMIIELLSPEDLVITADIPLADRVITAGGHAIDHRGTRYSSDNIKHYLAMRNLFESIRESGEITNGPKPFTQKDAHAFANQLSAFLQRLEKRKK, from the coding sequence ATGACACTTTTTATTGATGGAGATGCCCTGCCAAATATTTTAAAGCCTATTCTTTTACGATCTGTTGAACGGTTAAAGATCCCCACAAAAGTGATTGCCAATAAAAAAATCCACATTGGCGATTCGCCCTGTATCGAAATGATCATAGTATCTCAAGGAGCCGACAGGGCAGATGATATGATAATAGAACTGCTGTCACCTGAAGATTTGGTCATCACTGCCGATATTCCTTTGGCCGATAGAGTGATAACAGCAGGTGGGCATGCGATAGATCATAGAGGTACCCGATATAGTTCAGACAATATCAAACACTACCTTGCGATGCGCAATCTTTTTGAGTCTATTCGAGAAAGCGGAGAGATAACAAATGGTCCAAAACCCTTTACACAAAAAGATGCGCACGCTTTTGCCAATCAACTGAGCGCTTTTTTGCAACGTTTGGAGAAAAGAAAAAAGTAG
- the rpsU gene encoding 30S ribosomal protein S21: MPGILVRPDQSFEEAYRLFKKQVDRNLIVTEARARRFYEKPTERRKKEKIAARKKMLKRLYMLRRYESRL; the protein is encoded by the coding sequence ATGCCTGGCATCCTCGTGAGACCTGACCAGTCGTTTGAGGAAGCGTACCGCCTTTTCAAAAAACAAGTTGACAGAAACTTGATCGTCACAGAAGCTCGTGCTCGAAGATTTTACGAAAAGCCGACGGAAAGACGAAAAAAAGAGAAGATTGCGGCACGCAAAAAAATGCTCAAACGACTCTATATGCTCAGACGATACGAATCTCGTCTGTAA
- a CDS encoding HI0074 family nucleotidyltransferase substrate-binding subunit, with amino-acid sequence MKKSDVLVKIKNFEMARQRLQEAVDIAQDELDKDGVLQRFEFTVEMLWKALKAVLTYQGIECFSPRSCIKEAYKAHIIDDDEIVLDMLEDRNLSSHIYDQKRSEEIFERIKKIYLLYLKNLELKKWI; translated from the coding sequence ATGAAAAAGAGTGATGTTCTTGTAAAGATTAAAAATTTTGAGATGGCCAGACAGAGGCTCCAAGAAGCTGTCGATATCGCTCAGGATGAACTGGATAAAGACGGCGTTTTGCAGCGCTTTGAATTTACTGTAGAGATGCTATGGAAAGCTTTAAAAGCTGTTCTTACATATCAAGGTATCGAGTGTTTTTCACCAAGAAGCTGTATCAAAGAGGCTTACAAAGCACATATCATTGATGACGATGAAATAGTTCTTGATATGTTGGAAGATAGAAATCTTAGCTCACACATTTACGATCAAAAAAGAAGCGAGGAGATATTTGAAAGGATTAAAAAGATCTATCTTTTGTATCTTAAAAATTTAGAGCTCAAAAAGTGGATATAG
- a CDS encoding type VII toxin-antitoxin system MntA family adenylyltransferase antitoxin, giving the protein MKKHINPQKRIEEIVNYLKTYNPKKIILFGSHAKGYATKYSDIDIALEIPLDFRSKRKLKEEVDRLSGLLSVDIVFFNEADKNFKKQIEKEGKVLYEKE; this is encoded by the coding sequence GTGAAAAAGCATATAAATCCACAAAAAAGAATCGAAGAAATTGTCAACTATCTCAAGACATATAATCCAAAAAAGATCATACTCTTTGGTTCACATGCAAAAGGATATGCTACAAAATATTCTGATATCGATATTGCTCTAGAGATACCTCTCGATTTTCGATCAAAAAGAAAACTAAAAGAAGAAGTTGACAGACTAAGCGGACTTCTTAGTGTGGATATTGTTTTTTTCAATGAAGCAGATAAAAATTTCAAAAAACAGATAGAAAAAGAGGGAAAAGTTCTTTATGAAAAAGAGTGA
- a CDS encoding cytochrome-c peroxidase: MKIAKSIVLATALIGMSAFAKDALIEKAKQAGLQPIPQEVSKLYKLIDNPKNPITKEKVELGKKLYFDPRLSRSGLISCNTCHNLSTGGDDNVPVATGHKWRHNPHHLNSPTVYNAVFNQKQFWDGRSPDLEDQATGPIQADVEMNMPKDLAVKVVKSIPEYKKAFEKVYPGEEITIKTIGKAIGAFERTLVTPSRFDAYLNGDEKALSKAEKEGLKTFIEVGCASCHNGVGLGGGMAPFPAVGKYKYANIGDFKGDKNGMVKVPTLRNILETAPYFHNGTTYDIKEAIAIMGETQLGKKLTKKQIDAIATFFKSLTGKKPYVRLPMLPQSSATTPKPNLD; encoded by the coding sequence ATGAAAATAGCAAAAAGTATCGTTTTGGCTACCGCTTTGATCGGTATGAGTGCATTTGCAAAAGATGCTCTTATTGAAAAAGCGAAGCAGGCAGGACTTCAGCCAATTCCACAAGAAGTGAGCAAACTTTATAAACTTATCGACAACCCTAAAAACCCTATCACAAAAGAAAAAGTTGAGCTTGGTAAAAAGCTCTATTTCGACCCACGCCTTTCTCGAAGTGGTCTTATCAGCTGTAATACATGTCATAATCTTTCCACTGGCGGAGATGACAATGTACCGGTAGCGACAGGACATAAATGGCGACACAATCCACATCATCTCAACTCTCCGACAGTCTATAACGCTGTCTTTAACCAAAAGCAGTTTTGGGATGGCAGAAGCCCAGATCTAGAGGATCAAGCGACTGGTCCGATTCAAGCGGATGTGGAGATGAATATGCCAAAAGATTTGGCTGTAAAAGTTGTCAAAAGCATTCCGGAATATAAGAAAGCATTTGAAAAAGTTTATCCTGGAGAAGAGATAACGATCAAAACTATAGGAAAAGCGATCGGTGCATTTGAAAGAACGCTCGTTACCCCAAGCAGATTCGATGCATATCTTAATGGGGATGAAAAAGCTTTGAGCAAGGCTGAAAAAGAGGGTCTTAAAACATTTATAGAAGTGGGATGTGCAAGTTGTCACAACGGTGTAGGACTTGGTGGCGGTATGGCACCATTCCCGGCAGTTGGCAAATATAAATATGCAAATATAGGCGATTTCAAAGGTGATAAGAATGGAATGGTAAAAGTTCCGACCCTTAGAAATATTCTTGAAACCGCTCCATATTTTCATAATGGTACAACTTATGATATAAAAGAAGCGATTGCGATTATGGGAGAAACACAACTTGGCAAGAAACTTACTAAAAAACAGATCGATGCAATCGCAACATTTTTCAAATCACTCACCGGTAAAAAACCATACGTTCGCCTTCCTATGCTTCCACAAAGCAGTGCAACTACACCGAAACCAAATCTTGATTAA